In one window of Helianthus annuus cultivar XRQ/B chromosome 17, HanXRQr2.0-SUNRISE, whole genome shotgun sequence DNA:
- the LOC110921649 gene encoding mediator of RNA polymerase II transcription subunit 10b isoform X2 has protein sequence MESSQTTGGNGTLNPQNSDASPAGSTGTSSSDDPKQNLNQVINSIQKTLGTIHQLYLTVSSFNVSSQLPLLQRLNSLVMEMDNMAKLSEKCNIQVPMEVLKLIDDGKNPDEFTRDVLNSCIAKNQITKGKTDAFKALRKHHLEELEQAFPDEVDEYREIRAASAAACIHENSIRWSTVKFP, from the exons ATGGAATCCTCACAGACCACCGGCGGTAACGGCACCCTCAACCCCCAAAACAGCGACGCTTCACCCGCCGGATCAACAGGCACGTCATCCTCCGACGATCCGAAACAAAACCTAAATCAAGTCATCAATTCAATCCAAAAAACCCTAGGAACAATCCACCAGCTCTACCTCACTGTCTCCTCATTCAATGTTTCCTCTCAACTCCCCCTTCTTCAACGCCT GAATTCACTTGTTATGGAGATGGATAACATGGCGAAATTGTCTGAGAAGTGTAACATTCAGGTTCCTATGGAAGTTTTAAA ATTGATTGATGATGGGAAGAATCCTGATGAGTTTACTAGGGATGTTTTGAATAGTTGCATTGCGAAAAATCAGATTACCAAGGGAAAAACTGATGCTTTTAAG GCTTTGAGGAAGCACCATTTGGAAGAACTTGAACAGGCGTTTCCTGATGAAGTAGACGAGTATAGGGAGATTCGTGCAGCTTCTGCAGCG GCCTGTATACATGAAAACAGTATTAGGTGGTCCACTGTCAAATTTCCCTAA
- the LOC110921649 gene encoding mediator of RNA polymerase II transcription subunit 10b isoform X1: MESSQTTGGNGTLNPQNSDASPAGSTGTSSSDDPKQNLNQVINSIQKTLGTIHQLYLTVSSFNVSSQLPLLQRLNSLVMEMDNMAKLSEKCNIQVPMEVLKLIDDGKNPDEFTRDVLNSCIAKNQITKGKTDAFKALRKHHLEELEQAFPDEVDEYREIRAASAAESMRLAQAQSMLPNGDVKVKPEM, from the exons ATGGAATCCTCACAGACCACCGGCGGTAACGGCACCCTCAACCCCCAAAACAGCGACGCTTCACCCGCCGGATCAACAGGCACGTCATCCTCCGACGATCCGAAACAAAACCTAAATCAAGTCATCAATTCAATCCAAAAAACCCTAGGAACAATCCACCAGCTCTACCTCACTGTCTCCTCATTCAATGTTTCCTCTCAACTCCCCCTTCTTCAACGCCT GAATTCACTTGTTATGGAGATGGATAACATGGCGAAATTGTCTGAGAAGTGTAACATTCAGGTTCCTATGGAAGTTTTAAA ATTGATTGATGATGGGAAGAATCCTGATGAGTTTACTAGGGATGTTTTGAATAGTTGCATTGCGAAAAATCAGATTACCAAGGGAAAAACTGATGCTTTTAAG GCTTTGAGGAAGCACCATTTGGAAGAACTTGAACAGGCGTTTCCTGATGAAGTAGACGAGTATAGGGAGATTCGTGCAGCTTCTGCAGCG GAATCAATGCGCCTTGCACAAGCACAAAGCATGTTACCAAATGGAGATGTGAAGGTCAAACCTGAGATGTAG
- the LOC110922604 gene encoding homeobox-leucine zipper protein ATHB-7, protein MSLQQVPTTETTTRKNRNEGRKRFTDKQISFLEYMFETQSRPELRMKHQLAHKLGLHPRQVAIWFQNKRARSKSRQIEQEYNALKHNYETLASKSESLKKENQALLNQLEVLRNVAEKHQEKTSSSGSGEESDDRFTNSPDVMFGQEMNVPFCDGFAYFEEGNSLLEIEEQLPDLQKWWEF, encoded by the exons ATGTCTCTTCAACAAGTACCCACAACAGAAACAACCACCAGGAAGAACCGAAACGAGGGGCGGAAACGATTTACCGACAAACAAATAAGTTTCCTAGAGTACATGTTTGAGACACAGTCGAGACCCGAGTTAAGGATGAAACACCAGTTGGCACATAAACTCGGGCTTCATCCTCGTCAAGTGGCGATATGGTTCCAGAACAAACGCGCGCGATCAAAGTCGAGGCAGATTGAGCAAGAGTATAACGCGCTAAAGCATAACTACGAGACGCTTGCGTCTAAATCCGAGTCTCTAAAGAAAGAGAATCAGGCCCTACTCAATCAG TTGGAGGTGCTGAGAAATGTAGCAGAAAAGCATCAAGAGAAAACTAGTAGTAGTGGCAGCGGTGAAGAATCGGATGATCGGTTTACGAACTCTCCGGACGTTATGTTTGGTCAAGAAATGAATGTTCCGTTTTGCGACGGTTTTGcgtactttgaagaaggaaaCAGTTTGTTGGAGATTGAAGAACAACTGCCAGACCTTCAAAAGTGGTGGGAGTTCTAA